A window of the Streptomyces albireticuli genome harbors these coding sequences:
- a CDS encoding MFS transporter: protein MLSFGPLDARSGPPDADRVTQTTRPPALSARGPAPAGRRRRVHRAWSVAAVTFVTIIGAAGFASLPGLLIEPLHTEFGWSRGTIGLAASVNLALYGLTAPFAAALMDRFGIRKVVAFALTVIAIGSGLTVFMTESWQLVLCWGVLVGLGSGSMALAFAATVTNRWFVARRGLVTGILTAAGASGQLVFLPLLSWIVEHHDWRPAAVTVSVAALVVVPFVWLLLRDHPADVGLKAYGAETYAPKPPPSPGAARRALKALADAARTGPFWLLAGTFAICGASTNGLVKTHFVPAAHDHGMPITAAAGLLAVIGVFDVVGTIASGWFTDRFEARRLLAVYYALRGVSLMFLPMLMAPTVHPPMIFFIVFYGLDWVATVPPTIALCREHYGDDSAIVFGWVLASHQVGAALVAFLGGVARDALGSYDLVWYASGALCAVAALMALVIRRRSAATPAPAGAAVTV from the coding sequence ATGCTGTCCTTCGGGCCACTCGATGCCCGGAGCGGCCCGCCCGATGCTGACCGTGTGACCCAGACGACCCGACCTCCCGCTCTCTCCGCACGCGGACCGGCGCCCGCCGGTCGGCGACGCCGTGTCCATCGTGCCTGGTCCGTCGCCGCCGTCACCTTCGTGACGATCATCGGCGCGGCGGGCTTCGCCTCCCTGCCGGGACTGCTGATCGAACCCCTGCACACGGAGTTCGGCTGGTCCCGGGGCACGATCGGCCTCGCCGCCTCCGTGAACCTCGCCCTCTACGGGCTCACCGCGCCCTTCGCGGCCGCCCTCATGGACCGTTTCGGCATCCGTAAGGTCGTCGCCTTCGCCCTGACCGTCATCGCGATCGGCTCCGGTCTCACCGTCTTCATGACCGAGAGCTGGCAGCTCGTCCTGTGCTGGGGCGTCCTCGTCGGCCTCGGCAGCGGCTCGATGGCCTTGGCCTTCGCCGCCACCGTGACCAACCGCTGGTTCGTCGCCCGGCGCGGCCTGGTCACCGGCATCCTCACCGCCGCCGGAGCCTCCGGGCAGCTCGTCTTCCTGCCGCTGCTCTCCTGGATCGTCGAGCACCACGACTGGCGGCCCGCCGCGGTGACCGTCTCCGTGGCCGCCCTGGTCGTCGTCCCCTTCGTCTGGCTGCTGCTGCGCGACCACCCGGCGGACGTCGGCCTCAAGGCGTACGGCGCCGAGACGTACGCCCCCAAGCCGCCGCCCTCGCCGGGCGCGGCACGACGCGCGCTCAAGGCCCTGGCCGACGCGGCCCGCACCGGGCCCTTCTGGCTGCTCGCCGGCACCTTCGCGATCTGCGGGGCCTCCACCAACGGCCTGGTCAAGACGCATTTCGTGCCGGCGGCCCACGACCACGGCATGCCGATCACGGCCGCCGCCGGCCTGCTCGCGGTGATCGGCGTCTTCGACGTCGTCGGGACGATCGCCTCCGGCTGGTTCACCGACCGGTTCGAGGCCCGCAGGCTGCTGGCCGTCTACTACGCGCTGCGCGGCGTCTCCCTGATGTTCCTGCCGATGCTGATGGCGCCGACCGTCCACCCGCCGATGATCTTCTTCATCGTCTTCTACGGCCTGGACTGGGTCGCCACCGTGCCGCCCACCATCGCGCTGTGCCGGGAGCACTACGGCGACGACAGCGCGATCGTCTTCGGCTGGGTGCTCGCCTCCCACCAGGTGGGCGCGGCCCTGGTCGCCTTCCTCGGCGGCGTGGCGCGGGACGCGCTCGGCTCCTACGACCTGGTCTGGTACGCCTCCGGGGCGCTGTGCGCGGTGGCGGCGCTGATGGCACTGGTCATCCGCAGGCGGTCCGCCGCCACCCCGGCCCCGGCCGGCGCGGCGGTCACTGTGTGA
- a CDS encoding nitroreductase family deazaflavin-dependent oxidoreductase, with the protein MSSTRTFARVAPHFVPALDRAVHRLTHGRRLLSGKLLPSLVLTARGAKSGQLRRTPLACMREGDPASAWVVVGSNFGRPGHPAWTGNLLAHPDVEISWKGRDIPVRARLLRGAERDAAWAAVVRFWPPYARYQARVEREIRLFRLVPRDSEDPGAAGATGASGEGPDR; encoded by the coding sequence GTGTCCTCGACCCGTACGTTCGCGAGGGTCGCACCGCACTTCGTACCGGCACTCGACCGTGCCGTGCACAGACTGACGCACGGCAGGAGGCTGCTCAGCGGGAAACTGCTGCCGAGTCTTGTCCTTACGGCGAGAGGCGCGAAGAGCGGGCAGCTTCGTCGGACACCGCTCGCGTGCATGCGGGAGGGCGATCCGGCGAGCGCCTGGGTGGTGGTCGGCAGCAACTTCGGCAGGCCGGGGCACCCCGCCTGGACGGGGAATCTGCTGGCGCACCCGGATGTGGAGATCAGCTGGAAGGGACGGGACATCCCCGTCAGGGCGCGGCTGCTGCGAGGGGCGGAGCGGGACGCCGCCTGGGCGGCGGTGGTGAGGTTCTGGCCTCCGTACGCGCGCTATCAGGCGCGGGTGGAGCGGGAGATCCGGCTCTTCAGGCTGGTGCCGAGGGATTCGGAGGATCCGGGGGCCGCAGGGGCCACGGGGGCTTCGGGGGAGGGCCCTGATCGCTGA
- a CDS encoding acyl-CoA dehydrogenase family protein — MDAAPSEEQERIRRTLRDVLRERCGPGEVRAAVRTEAGYDEELWGLLAGRVGLAGLAVPARYGGAGCGPTELALACEETGRVLLPSPLLGTAGLVAPLIAALGTEAQRAELLPGISSGELTCAFAVPGGALPAALGLTAPNDGEWSGGGRAGGVQARPGPDGQAPDGSGWRLYGEASQVLGGHSADLLLVAARTGGYVRGRTLLFVLRPAGARGVTRTRQTALDETRPQARVELRDAEAALLGDAGAEVPGELARLGRSVAAVLAAEAVGAADRALERTVGHARSRVQFGRPIGSFQAVKHRLADLYVAVQAARSAAYYAAWAAGGGAADDGPVGGLALAQALEALRKVAGEAVQLHGGIGVTWEHEVQLYFKRAASDELLFGPVHRLRARAADEAGLFAGRVAREAVAL; from the coding sequence GTGGACGCCGCACCCAGCGAGGAACAGGAGAGGATCCGCCGCACCCTGCGCGACGTGCTGCGCGAACGCTGCGGCCCGGGCGAGGTCAGGGCCGCGGTCCGCACGGAGGCCGGCTACGACGAGGAGCTGTGGGGCCTGCTCGCCGGCCGGGTCGGGCTGGCGGGACTGGCCGTTCCGGCCCGCTACGGCGGTGCCGGCTGCGGCCCCACGGAACTGGCGCTGGCCTGCGAGGAGACCGGCCGGGTGCTGCTGCCGTCCCCGCTGCTGGGCACCGCCGGGCTGGTGGCGCCCCTGATCGCCGCGCTGGGTACGGAGGCGCAGCGCGCCGAGCTGCTGCCGGGAATCTCCTCCGGCGAGCTGACGTGCGCCTTCGCGGTGCCTGGCGGGGCGTTGCCGGCCGCGCTCGGGCTGACGGCGCCCAACGACGGGGAATGGTCCGGAGGCGGCCGCGCCGGTGGCGTGCAGGCCCGGCCCGGCCCGGACGGGCAGGCCCCGGACGGGTCCGGCTGGCGGCTCTACGGGGAGGCCTCCCAGGTGCTCGGCGGGCACAGCGCGGACCTGCTGCTGGTGGCGGCCCGCACCGGGGGCTACGTCCGGGGCCGGACGCTGCTGTTCGTCCTGCGCCCCGCCGGAGCGCGCGGCGTGACCCGCACCCGGCAGACCGCCCTGGACGAGACGCGCCCGCAGGCCCGCGTCGAGCTGCGGGACGCGGAGGCCGCCCTCCTGGGCGACGCGGGGGCCGAGGTGCCGGGCGAGCTGGCACGGCTGGGCCGGTCCGTGGCCGCCGTCCTCGCCGCGGAGGCGGTCGGCGCGGCGGACCGGGCCCTGGAGCGGACGGTCGGCCACGCCCGCTCCCGGGTGCAGTTCGGCAGGCCGATCGGGTCCTTCCAGGCGGTCAAGCACAGGCTGGCCGATCTGTACGTGGCGGTGCAGGCGGCGCGTTCGGCCGCGTACTACGCGGCGTGGGCCGCCGGCGGAGGCGCCGCGGACGACGGGCCGGTCGGCGGGCTCGCGCTCGCGCAGGCCCTGGAGGCGCTGCGCAAGGTCGCGGGGGAGGCCGTGCAACTGCACGGCGGCATAGGGGTGACGTGGGAGCACGAAGTGCAGCTGTACTTCAAACGGGCAGCGTCGGACGAGCTGTTGTTCGGTCCCGTCCACCGGCTGAGAGCCCGAGCGGCGGACGAGGCCGGGCTGTTTGCCGGCCGGGTGGCCAGGGAAGCGGTGGCCCTGTGA
- a CDS encoding flavin reductase family protein codes for MAAVAVRYLRSSGAPTAAAPRHGPGPARVVRALRTDERPPPAPEDFRRVLGHFASGVTVVTAPGTDLPGAPEPPAGFACQSFAALSLDPPLVVFMVARTSTSWPRIARAGVFCVNVLAVGQEALCRAFAVSGARTADKFAGVPYAPAPVTGSPLLTGVPAWVDCAVHAVHTGGDHLIVVGRVEALGADEAAARPLLFHRGAFGALAPEGLPGSEGARP; via the coding sequence ATGGCGGCCGTCGCCGTGCGCTATCTGCGGTCGTCCGGCGCGCCGACCGCCGCGGCACCCCGCCACGGGCCGGGACCGGCCCGGGTGGTCCGGGCGCTCCGGACGGACGAGCGGCCCCCACCGGCCCCGGAGGACTTCCGGCGCGTGCTCGGGCACTTCGCCAGCGGCGTCACCGTCGTCACGGCCCCCGGCACGGACCTGCCCGGAGCCCCGGAGCCGCCCGCCGGTTTCGCCTGCCAGTCCTTCGCCGCGCTCTCCCTCGACCCGCCGCTGGTCGTCTTCATGGTGGCCCGGACGTCCACCAGCTGGCCGCGCATCGCCCGCGCCGGGGTCTTCTGCGTCAATGTGCTCGCCGTCGGCCAGGAGGCGCTGTGCCGCGCCTTCGCGGTCAGCGGCGCGCGGACGGCGGACAAGTTCGCGGGCGTGCCGTACGCGCCCGCGCCCGTCACCGGCTCACCCCTGCTCACCGGGGTGCCCGCCTGGGTCGACTGCGCGGTCCACGCCGTGCACACGGGCGGGGACCACCTCATCGTCGTCGGGCGGGTCGAGGCACTGGGGGCGGACGAGGCCGCGGCGCGACCGCTGCTCTTCCACCGGGGCGCGTTCGGGGCGCTCGCCCCTGAGGGGCTGCCCGGCTCCGAGGGTGCCCGGCCCTGA
- a CDS encoding thiolase C-terminal domain-containing protein, which translates to MSPGSTRKVAVVGVALSDCGRIDHATSFALHAQAARRALADSGLGKGLVDGLASAGVGTLAPIEIADYLGLRPTWVDSTTVGGSTWEVMAAHAADAIAARHANAVLLVYGSTARADLKAGRRTATLSLGAHGPAQFEAPYGHTLVAKYAMAARRHMHQYGTTLEQFADIAVQTRANALHNPHAMYRAPITVDDVLGGPVIADPFTKLHCCVRSDGGCAVLLAGEEYVADAVKPPVWVLGSGTAVSHATMSEWEDFTVSPAAVSGARAFRRAGVTPQDIEVAELYDAFTYMPLVALEDLGFCAKGEGGAFVADGRLTIGGELPVNTDGGGLSACHPGMRGLFLLVEAVRQLRGEAEEGRQVRGRDGGPPRLALASGTGGWFCSSGTLVLGRD; encoded by the coding sequence ATGAGTCCAGGCAGCACCCGCAAGGTGGCCGTCGTCGGCGTCGCCCTCTCGGACTGCGGAAGGATCGACCACGCCACCTCCTTCGCCCTGCACGCGCAGGCCGCCCGGCGCGCCCTCGCCGACTCCGGCCTCGGCAAGGGCCTCGTCGACGGCCTCGCCTCCGCCGGGGTCGGCACCCTCGCCCCCATCGAGATCGCCGACTACCTGGGCCTGCGGCCCACCTGGGTCGACTCCACCACGGTCGGCGGCTCCACCTGGGAGGTCATGGCCGCCCACGCGGCCGACGCCATCGCCGCGCGCCACGCGAACGCCGTCCTCCTCGTCTACGGCTCCACCGCCCGCGCCGACCTCAAGGCCGGGCGCCGCACCGCCACCCTCTCCCTGGGCGCGCACGGCCCCGCGCAATTCGAGGCGCCTTACGGTCACACCCTCGTCGCCAAGTACGCCATGGCCGCACGCCGCCACATGCACCAGTACGGGACGACGCTGGAGCAGTTCGCCGACATCGCCGTCCAGACCCGCGCCAACGCCCTGCACAACCCGCACGCCATGTACCGCGCCCCGATCACGGTCGACGACGTCCTCGGCGGGCCGGTGATCGCCGACCCGTTCACCAAGCTCCACTGCTGCGTACGCTCCGACGGCGGCTGTGCCGTGCTGCTGGCCGGGGAGGAGTACGTGGCGGACGCGGTGAAACCACCCGTATGGGTGCTGGGCTCCGGCACCGCCGTCTCGCACGCGACGATGTCGGAGTGGGAGGACTTCACGGTCTCCCCCGCCGCGGTCTCGGGGGCCCGGGCCTTTCGCCGCGCGGGCGTCACGCCCCAGGACATCGAGGTGGCGGAGCTGTACGACGCCTTCACGTACATGCCCCTGGTGGCGCTGGAGGACCTCGGATTCTGCGCGAAGGGCGAGGGCGGCGCGTTCGTGGCGGACGGCAGGCTGACGATCGGCGGAGAGCTGCCCGTGAACACGGACGGTGGCGGGCTGTCGGCTTGCCATCCCGGCATGCGCGGCCTCTTCCTGCTGGTCGAGGCCGTGCGGCAGCTGCGGGGCGAGGCGGAGGAGGGCCGGCAGGTGCGGGGCCGCGACGGCGGGCCGCCACGGCTCGCGCTCGCGTCGGGTACGGGCGGCTGGTTCTGCTCCTCGGGGACGCTGGTGCTGGGCCGCGACTGA
- a CDS encoding Zn-dependent alcohol dehydrogenase, with the protein MRGVIFDGERPQVVDDLEVRPPGPGEVLVAIAAAGLCHSDLSVVDGTIPYPLPAVLGHEGAGVVAETGPGVTHVAPGDHVALSTLANCGTCGECDRGRPTMCRLSIGRPGRPFSRRGTPLHQFAANSAFAERTVVKAVQAVPIPAEVPLTSAAVIGCGVLTGVGAVLNRARVRHGETVVVIGAGGIGLNVLQGARIAGASTVVAVDANPAKETTARRFGATHFVDATAPGTLAAVRAILPDGADHTFECVGRTALIQQAVDLLGRHGQAVLLGVPPADARASFLVSSLYLDKSILGCRYGSSRPQHDIALYTRLYREGRLLLDELVTRTYPVEDFAKAAEDVHHGRVARAVLTFL; encoded by the coding sequence ATGAGAGGCGTCATCTTCGACGGCGAGCGACCGCAGGTCGTCGACGATCTGGAGGTCCGCCCGCCCGGCCCCGGCGAGGTCCTCGTCGCGATCGCCGCCGCCGGGCTCTGCCACAGCGATCTCTCGGTCGTCGACGGCACCATCCCCTACCCCCTGCCCGCCGTACTCGGCCACGAGGGCGCCGGAGTGGTGGCGGAGACCGGGCCGGGCGTCACGCACGTCGCCCCCGGTGACCACGTCGCGCTGTCGACCCTCGCCAACTGCGGGACCTGCGGCGAATGCGACCGCGGCCGCCCGACCATGTGCCGCCTGTCGATCGGCCGGCCCGGCCGGCCCTTCTCCCGGCGGGGCACCCCGCTCCACCAGTTCGCGGCCAACTCCGCCTTCGCCGAACGCACCGTCGTCAAGGCCGTCCAAGCCGTCCCGATCCCGGCCGAGGTGCCCCTGACCTCGGCCGCCGTCATCGGCTGCGGCGTGCTGACCGGCGTCGGCGCGGTCCTCAACCGCGCCCGCGTCCGGCACGGCGAGACGGTGGTGGTCATCGGGGCCGGCGGCATCGGCCTCAACGTCCTGCAAGGCGCCCGGATCGCCGGGGCCTCCACCGTCGTCGCCGTCGACGCGAACCCCGCGAAGGAGACCACGGCGCGGCGGTTCGGAGCCACCCACTTCGTCGACGCCACGGCCCCCGGCACCCTGGCCGCCGTCCGCGCGATCCTGCCCGACGGCGCCGACCACACCTTCGAGTGCGTCGGGCGCACCGCCCTCATCCAGCAGGCCGTCGACCTCCTCGGCCGGCACGGCCAGGCGGTCCTCCTCGGCGTACCGCCCGCCGACGCGCGGGCGTCCTTCCTCGTCTCCTCGCTCTACCTCGACAAATCGATCCTCGGCTGCCGTTACGGATCGTCGCGCCCGCAGCACGACATCGCCCTGTACACGCGCCTCTACCGCGAAGGACGGCTCCTGCTGGACGAGCTCGTCACCCGGACCTACCCCGTCGAGGACTTCGCCAAGGCCGCCGAGGACGTGCACCACGGCCGGGTGGCCCGCGCCGTCCTCACCTTCCTCTAG
- a CDS encoding enoyl-CoA hydratase/isomerase family protein: protein MPVSPRANPVGPTGPEDAARPVEPVGPDDSVILHTTDNGVSWITLNRPRASNALTPDQRERLISRLLEDSADPAVRAVVLTATGRAFCAGADLRVAAAHRPGPPAERAAGDVARVIRRGAQRLIGAVLDCEKPVIAAVNGTAAGLGAHLALACDLVIATEHATFVEVFARRGLVPDGGGTYLLPRLVGPRRAKELMFFGDALTAAEAERLGLVNRVVPEAELAGAARSWSDRLAAGPTRAFALTKQLVNTSLEMDRAAAFAAEAAAQEINMTTEDAREGVASFVERRTPTYRGR from the coding sequence ATGCCCGTATCCCCCCGTGCGAACCCCGTCGGCCCCACCGGTCCCGAGGACGCGGCGCGGCCCGTCGAGCCCGTGGGGCCCGATGACTCAGTGATACTCCACACCACTGACAACGGCGTCTCGTGGATCACTCTCAACCGGCCCCGGGCGAGCAACGCCCTCACCCCTGACCAGCGGGAACGCCTGATTTCACGGCTACTTGAGGACTCCGCCGACCCGGCCGTGCGAGCCGTGGTCCTCACGGCCACGGGCCGGGCGTTCTGCGCCGGGGCCGATCTGCGCGTGGCGGCCGCGCACCGTCCCGGCCCGCCCGCCGAGCGCGCCGCGGGCGATGTGGCCCGGGTGATCCGGCGCGGCGCCCAGCGCCTGATCGGCGCGGTCCTGGACTGCGAGAAGCCCGTGATCGCCGCCGTGAACGGCACCGCGGCGGGACTCGGCGCCCATCTGGCCCTCGCCTGCGATCTCGTCATCGCGACCGAACACGCCACGTTCGTCGAGGTGTTCGCCCGCCGGGGGCTGGTCCCCGACGGCGGAGGCACCTACCTCCTGCCCCGGCTGGTCGGGCCGCGCCGGGCGAAGGAGCTGATGTTCTTCGGGGACGCGCTCACGGCCGCCGAGGCGGAGCGGCTGGGGCTGGTGAACCGCGTGGTGCCGGAGGCGGAGCTGGCGGGCGCGGCCCGCTCCTGGTCCGACCGCCTCGCGGCCGGCCCGACCCGGGCGTTCGCCCTGACGAAACAGCTGGTCAACACCTCGCTTGAGATGGACCGTGCGGCCGCCTTCGCCGCCGAGGCGGCCGCGCAGGAGATCAATATGACGACGGAGGACGCACGGGAGGGCGTGGCGAGCTTCGTGGAGCGCCGCACCCCGACGTACCGCGGGCGCTGA
- a CDS encoding Zn-ribbon domain-containing OB-fold protein, with product MTVSARFDVPGVDDFTRPYWDAAAQGRLLLRRCRDERCGAVHHYPREFCPRCWGEDVVWTEASGRATLYTWSVVHMNDLPPFGARLPYVAAVVDLEEGPRMMTEIVDCPESALRVGMELRVRFRPIPETSLRAPVFGPE from the coding sequence ATGACCGTGTCCGCCCGCTTCGACGTGCCCGGGGTCGACGACTTCACCCGCCCTTACTGGGACGCCGCCGCCCAGGGGCGGCTCCTGCTGCGCCGGTGCCGGGATGAGAGGTGCGGTGCGGTCCACCACTATCCGCGCGAGTTCTGTCCGCGCTGCTGGGGCGAGGACGTCGTCTGGACCGAGGCGAGCGGCCGGGCCACGCTCTACACCTGGTCGGTCGTCCACATGAACGACCTGCCGCCCTTCGGCGCGCGCCTGCCCTATGTCGCCGCCGTCGTGGACCTCGAGGAGGGGCCGCGCATGATGACCGAGATCGTGGACTGCCCGGAGAGCGCCCTGCGGGTAGGGATGGAGCTGCGGGTCCGCTTCCGGCCGATACCCGAAACGTCGTTGAGAGCACCGGTGTTCGGTCCGGAGTGA
- a CDS encoding GlxA family transcriptional regulator: protein MSQSIGARRSEQHPDAPPHRVVVLALPGVIPFELSIPYRIFGKATTSAGDPLYEVVTCGLAPGSVRTDADFDITVDRGPEAMAEADTVVVPASYELGPAFSEGRLDEDQAAALAWIRPGTRMVSICTGSFVLAAAGLLDGRPATTHWSSTDHFQRLYPSVRVDADVLFVDDGDLLTSAGVASGIDLCVHIVRRDHGSAVANEVARRSVVPPHRDGGQAQYIQRPVPEPQVATTTAARAWALGRLHEPIQLRDMAEREAMSVRTFTRRFREEVGISPGQWLTQQRVERARHLLEDTDLSVDQVAQDAGFGTAASMRQHLQAALGVSPTAYRRTFRAVPAPPAHARR, encoded by the coding sequence ATGTCGCAGTCCATCGGGGCCCGGCGGAGCGAGCAGCATCCCGACGCGCCGCCGCACCGCGTCGTCGTTCTCGCCCTGCCCGGTGTCATCCCGTTCGAGCTGAGCATCCCGTACCGCATCTTCGGCAAGGCCACGACCTCCGCCGGGGACCCGCTGTACGAGGTGGTCACGTGCGGGCTGGCGCCGGGCAGCGTCCGTACGGACGCGGACTTCGACATCACCGTCGACCGGGGGCCGGAGGCCATGGCCGAGGCGGACACCGTCGTCGTGCCGGCCTCGTACGAGCTCGGCCCGGCGTTCTCGGAGGGGCGGCTGGACGAGGATCAGGCCGCCGCGCTGGCCTGGATACGCCCCGGCACCCGCATGGTGTCGATCTGCACCGGCTCGTTCGTGCTCGCGGCGGCGGGGCTCCTGGACGGGCGCCCGGCGACCACGCACTGGAGCAGCACGGACCACTTCCAGCGGCTGTACCCGTCGGTCCGGGTGGACGCCGATGTGCTGTTCGTCGACGACGGCGATCTCCTGACGTCGGCGGGGGTGGCCTCCGGCATCGACCTGTGCGTGCACATCGTGCGGCGCGACCACGGTTCGGCGGTGGCCAACGAGGTGGCCCGGCGCAGTGTCGTGCCGCCGCACCGCGACGGCGGCCAGGCCCAGTACATCCAGCGCCCGGTTCCGGAGCCGCAGGTGGCGACGACCACGGCGGCGCGGGCCTGGGCGCTGGGACGGCTGCACGAGCCGATCCAGCTGCGCGACATGGCGGAGCGGGAGGCGATGAGCGTACGGACCTTCACCCGCCGCTTCCGTGAGGAGGTGGGCATCAGCCCCGGGCAGTGGCTGACCCAGCAGCGGGTGGAGCGCGCGCGTCATCTGCTGGAGGACACCGACCTGTCCGTGGACCAGGTGGCGCAGGACGCGGGCTTCGGGACGGCGGCGTCGATGCGGCAGCACCTCCAGGCGGCGCTCGGGGTGTCGCCGACGGCGTACCGGCGTACGTTCCGCGCGGTGCCCGCGCCCCCGGCGCACGCGCGGCGCTGA
- a CDS encoding acetate--CoA ligase family protein, whose translation MLGSTHGTLTTTSRPARVVACGERPGPAVHGLATDIADVDVSGRPLHSDVPDLDRLFRPETVAVIGASDAEGRPNTGITRQLLAWCERVGARLHPVHPTRRTVFGLPCHPSVADLPERVDLAVLLVGDPLPVMAELGGSKAAFAVAFASGFAETGPEGAAAQDRLAAAARAAGVRLLGPNTNLNAFERFRDDLEGPAIALITQSGHQGRPVFALQELGIRLSHWAPTGNEADLECADFLSYFATRPEVGAIAAYVEGLKDGRSFLLAADRAARHKVPVVAVKVGRTEAGARTAASHTGKLTGADEVVDAAMRQFGVIRVDGLDELQDTAALLARARPPRADGVAVYSISGGTGAHFADLAAAAGLPLPTLSAAKQHELHQWIPEDLSVENPVDSGGHPVGDERGRRIIDALLADPAVGVLVCPVTGPFPPMSDRLVRDLVAAAEETDKLVCVVWGSPVGTEDAYRTTLLGSSRVATFRTFSNCVTAVSAYLRHHRFTAGYRSPFDEAPRVLSPSARKAQELIRPGEQLSEHAAKQLLRAYGIRVPREQLVTSAAAAVRAAGLVGYPVVMKASGPRLAHKTELGLVKVGLTSASQVRDAYRELTDIARYEGLPLDGVLVCQLVGRGVEMVVGVSPDPLFGPTVTVGLGGALVEVLRDTAVGVPPFGEDHARTMLTELRGRALLDGVRGAPPADVDALVETVLRVQRMSLELAGDLAELDINPLVVLPRGQGAVALDALAYCR comes from the coding sequence ATGCTTGGATCGACTCACGGCACCCTCACCACCACCTCCCGTCCGGCCCGCGTGGTGGCCTGCGGCGAGCGTCCGGGCCCCGCCGTCCACGGCCTGGCCACCGACATCGCCGACGTCGACGTCAGCGGCCGCCCGCTGCACTCGGACGTCCCCGACCTCGACCGGCTCTTCCGCCCCGAGACCGTCGCCGTCATCGGCGCCTCGGACGCCGAGGGCCGTCCCAACACCGGCATCACCCGTCAGCTCCTCGCCTGGTGCGAGCGGGTCGGCGCCCGCCTCCACCCCGTCCACCCCACCCGGAGGACCGTCTTCGGCCTCCCTTGCCATCCTTCCGTCGCGGATCTCCCCGAGCGGGTCGACCTCGCCGTCCTCCTCGTGGGCGACCCCCTGCCTGTCATGGCCGAACTCGGCGGCTCCAAGGCGGCGTTCGCCGTCGCCTTCGCCTCCGGGTTCGCGGAGACGGGCCCGGAGGGGGCCGCCGCCCAGGACCGGCTCGCCGCCGCGGCCCGCGCGGCCGGGGTCCGGCTCCTCGGACCGAACACCAACCTCAACGCCTTCGAACGCTTCCGTGACGACCTCGAAGGACCGGCCATCGCGCTGATCACCCAGTCAGGCCACCAGGGCCGGCCCGTCTTCGCCCTCCAGGAGCTGGGCATCCGGCTCTCCCACTGGGCGCCGACGGGCAACGAGGCGGACCTGGAGTGCGCGGACTTCCTCTCCTACTTCGCCACGCGCCCCGAGGTCGGCGCCATCGCCGCGTATGTGGAAGGGCTCAAGGACGGCCGCTCCTTCCTGCTCGCCGCGGACCGCGCGGCACGGCACAAGGTGCCGGTCGTCGCCGTCAAGGTCGGCCGGACCGAGGCCGGCGCCCGCACGGCCGCCTCCCACACCGGCAAGCTCACCGGCGCGGACGAGGTCGTGGACGCGGCCATGCGGCAGTTCGGCGTGATCCGGGTGGACGGGCTGGACGAGCTCCAGGACACCGCGGCCCTGCTCGCCCGCGCCCGGCCGCCACGGGCCGACGGCGTCGCCGTCTATTCGATCTCCGGTGGCACGGGGGCCCACTTCGCGGACCTGGCCGCGGCGGCCGGCCTTCCCCTCCCCACCCTCTCCGCCGCCAAGCAGCACGAGCTGCACCAGTGGATACCGGAGGACCTGAGCGTCGAGAACCCCGTCGACAGCGGTGGGCACCCCGTCGGCGACGAGCGCGGGCGAAGGATCATCGACGCCCTGCTCGCCGACCCCGCCGTCGGCGTACTCGTCTGCCCGGTCACCGGCCCCTTCCCGCCCATGAGCGACCGGCTCGTGCGCGACCTCGTGGCCGCCGCGGAGGAGACGGACAAGCTGGTCTGCGTGGTGTGGGGATCGCCCGTCGGCACGGAGGACGCCTATCGCACCACCCTCCTCGGCTCCTCGCGCGTGGCCACCTTCCGGACCTTCTCCAACTGTGTGACCGCCGTGAGCGCCTATCTCCGCCACCACCGCTTCACCGCCGGCTACCGCTCCCCCTTCGACGAGGCGCCGCGCGTCCTCTCCCCCTCCGCGCGCAAGGCCCAGGAGCTGATACGCCCAGGCGAGCAGCTGAGCGAGCACGCGGCCAAGCAGCTGCTGCGCGCCTACGGCATCCGCGTGCCCCGGGAGCAGCTGGTGACCAGCGCCGCCGCGGCCGTACGCGCGGCGGGACTGGTCGGCTACCCCGTCGTCATGAAGGCGTCCGGCCCCCGGCTGGCCCACAAGACCGAGCTCGGGCTGGTCAAGGTCGGGCTGACCTCGGCCAGCCAGGTCCGGGACGCCTATCGCGAGCTCACCGACATCGCGCGCTACGAGGGGCTGCCCCTGGACGGCGTGCTGGTCTGCCAGCTCGTCGGGCGGGGGGTGGAGATGGTCGTCGGGGTCTCCCCCGACCCGCTCTTCGGTCCCACCGTGACGGTGGGCCTGGGCGGGGCGCTGGTGGAGGTGCTGCGCGACACCGCCGTGGGCGTCCCGCCGTTCGGCGAGGACCACGCGCGCACGATGCTCACCGAGCTGCGCGGGCGCGCCCTGCTCGACGGTGTGCGGGGCGCGCCCCCGGCCGATGTGGACGCGCTCGTCGAGACCGTCCTGCGCGTCCAGCGGATGTCGCTGGAGCTGGCCGGCGACCTCGCCGAGCTGGACATCAACCCTCTCGTGGTGCTGCCGCGCGGCCAGGGCGCGGTGGCCCTGGACGCCTTGGCCTACTGCCGCTGA